The following are encoded together in the Nocardioides thalensis genome:
- a CDS encoding CocE/NonD family hydrolase, translating to MSHLLRRALGATAITAALAAGSAGLPVPTSAAGAVPPAAPARTAPAAGDWEPRPEQYPGTVTRRDLPIVMDDGVTLRGDLVLPADADGVAIDRKFPVIVTITAYNKAVLAGGGEAVLGGGADYLVKRGYAQLTVDARGTGSSNGVWEAFSARENKDAGAIVQWAHEQPWSNGKVGMTGASYKGISQLFAAGHHPDGLKAIFPQVPSADVYRDVVASGGQIDVGFIPLWMGLVTATGVIPPAYAGSDPDNAFQMLFDRLTTGTTFTLPLMLQAILGGEPAYDGPFYRERSPIEYLDDVTVPTFLVGGQYDLFQRGTPLVFERLQRNGAPVKMIVGPWDHLEGSSGADVGDAGYGSLQELQLRWFDKWIKGRDTDLDEIPPVSYYEQGSDRWVRTKRWIAGDLSARSYALSGKAGMGGAAGVLRRTDPKAGESLLVPLPVSGLCTRSANQWTAGVMNGFLGSNPCFENNALNDLSGLTFETAPVKRAVRFQGPLNARLYVSTAGGDGMLSVAIEDVAPDGTVHRITGGWQTIAHRKLIRSKSRYLDGELIQAFHPFTREAKARLAAGQVAPVDVEIFPTGAVIRPGHRLRIAIQGYDVPHLLPPLPDLVGQALPITLHTGPKHPSRITLPVR from the coding sequence ATGAGCCACCTGCTCCGGCGCGCCCTCGGCGCAACCGCGATCACCGCCGCACTCGCGGCCGGCTCGGCGGGTCTCCCCGTCCCGACCTCCGCCGCGGGCGCCGTACCCCCAGCGGCTCCGGCGCGCACCGCGCCCGCGGCCGGCGACTGGGAGCCGCGACCCGAGCAGTACCCCGGGACCGTGACCCGCAGGGACCTGCCGATCGTCATGGACGACGGCGTCACCCTGCGCGGCGACCTGGTGCTCCCGGCCGACGCCGACGGTGTGGCCATCGACCGGAAGTTCCCGGTGATCGTCACGATCACCGCCTACAACAAGGCCGTCCTCGCGGGCGGCGGCGAGGCGGTGCTCGGCGGCGGGGCCGACTACCTGGTCAAGCGGGGCTACGCCCAGCTCACCGTCGACGCCCGCGGCACGGGCAGCTCCAACGGGGTGTGGGAGGCGTTCAGCGCGCGGGAGAACAAGGACGCCGGCGCCATCGTGCAGTGGGCCCACGAGCAGCCGTGGAGCAACGGCAAGGTCGGCATGACGGGCGCGTCCTACAAGGGCATCAGCCAGCTCTTTGCGGCCGGCCACCACCCGGACGGCCTCAAGGCGATCTTCCCGCAGGTGCCGTCGGCCGACGTCTACCGCGACGTCGTCGCCTCCGGTGGCCAGATCGACGTCGGCTTCATCCCGCTCTGGATGGGCCTGGTCACCGCGACCGGCGTGATCCCACCGGCGTACGCCGGCAGCGATCCTGACAACGCCTTCCAGATGCTGTTCGACCGGCTCACGACCGGCACGACGTTCACGCTGCCGCTGATGCTCCAGGCGATCCTCGGCGGTGAGCCGGCGTACGACGGGCCGTTCTACCGCGAGCGCTCGCCGATCGAGTACCTCGACGACGTGACCGTGCCGACGTTCCTCGTCGGCGGGCAGTACGACCTCTTCCAGCGCGGGACGCCCTTGGTGTTCGAGCGCCTCCAGCGCAACGGTGCGCCGGTCAAGATGATCGTCGGCCCCTGGGACCACCTCGAGGGCTCGTCGGGCGCCGACGTCGGCGACGCCGGCTACGGCTCCCTTCAGGAGCTGCAGCTGCGGTGGTTCGACAAGTGGATCAAGGGTCGCGACACCGACCTCGACGAGATCCCACCGGTCAGCTACTACGAGCAGGGCTCGGACCGCTGGGTGCGCACCAAGCGATGGATCGCGGGCGACCTGTCCGCGCGGTCCTACGCACTCTCCGGCAAGGCCGGCATGGGTGGAGCGGCGGGCGTGCTGCGTCGCACCGACCCGAAGGCGGGGGAGTCGCTGCTGGTGCCGCTGCCGGTCTCCGGCCTGTGCACGCGCTCGGCCAACCAGTGGACCGCCGGGGTGATGAACGGCTTCCTCGGCTCCAACCCGTGCTTCGAGAACAACGCGCTCAACGACCTCTCCGGCCTGACCTTCGAGACCGCGCCGGTCAAGCGGGCCGTCCGGTTCCAGGGACCGCTCAACGCGCGGCTCTACGTCTCCACGGCCGGTGGCGACGGCATGCTCTCCGTGGCGATCGAGGACGTCGCGCCGGACGGAACCGTCCACCGGATCACCGGCGGCTGGCAGACGATCGCGCACCGCAAGCTGATCCGGTCGAAGTCGCGCTACCTCGACGGCGAGCTGATCCAGGCGTTCCACCCGTTCACCCGCGAGGCCAAGGCCAGGCTCGCCGCCGGCCAGGTCGCGCCGGTCGACGTCGAGATCTTCCCGACCGGCGCGGTGATCCGTCCCGGTCACCGGCTGCGGATCGCGATCCAGGGCTACGACGTGCCGCACCTGCTCCCGCCGCTGCCCGACCTGGTCGGGCAGGCGCTCCCGATCACCCTCCACACCGGTCCGAAGCACCCCTCCCGGATCACCCTCCCCGTGCGCTGA
- a CDS encoding DUF4097 family beta strand repeat-containing protein, translating to MSEYAFSTPEPIELFVENSSGSIAITAADVTESKVLVAGKRADEVTVTQDGHQISVIAPKWRASGIFSGDQSLVMTITVPTRSRVDVKSGSADVVATGLVGGARVKCGSGDVRFERLAEVGVIDTGSGDVDIADAAEELRVRSGSGDVHLGEVRATAAVSTGSGDVVIEHSLGSVVVKTGSGDLEIADAEGDVAMKTGSGDTVIRAARRGRITSKGASGSVRIGIPAGTPVWTDVTTVTGRLTSSIEGVGQPEPGADHVELRASTVSGDVVLAAI from the coding sequence ATGTCCGAGTACGCCTTCAGCACCCCCGAGCCGATCGAGCTCTTCGTCGAGAACAGCTCCGGGTCGATCGCCATCACCGCCGCCGACGTCACCGAGAGCAAGGTCCTCGTCGCCGGCAAGCGCGCCGACGAGGTCACGGTGACGCAGGACGGTCACCAGATCTCCGTCATCGCGCCGAAGTGGCGCGCGTCCGGCATCTTCAGCGGCGACCAGTCGCTCGTCATGACCATCACGGTGCCGACCCGCAGCCGGGTCGACGTCAAGAGCGGCAGTGCCGACGTCGTCGCCACCGGACTCGTCGGCGGCGCCCGGGTCAAGTGCGGCTCCGGCGACGTCCGGTTCGAGCGGCTGGCGGAGGTCGGCGTGATCGACACCGGCTCGGGCGACGTCGACATCGCCGACGCCGCCGAGGAGCTGCGCGTGCGCAGCGGCTCCGGCGACGTCCACCTCGGCGAGGTGCGCGCGACCGCCGCCGTGTCCACGGGCTCGGGTGACGTGGTCATCGAGCACAGCCTCGGCTCGGTGGTCGTCAAGACCGGCTCGGGCGACCTCGAGATCGCCGACGCCGAGGGCGACGTCGCGATGAAGACCGGGTCGGGCGACACCGTCATCCGCGCCGCCCGCCGTGGTCGCATCACCAGCAAGGGTGCCTCCGGCAGCGTCCGGATCGGCATCCCCGCCGGCACCCCGGTCTGGACCGACGTCACCACGGTCACCGGCCGGCTGACCTCCTCGATCGAGGGTGTCGGGCAGCCGGAGCCGGGCGCCGACCACGTCGAGCTGCGGGCGTCGACGGTGTCTGGAGACGTGGTGCTCGCGGCCATCTGA
- a CDS encoding pilus assembly protein HicB, whose translation MDITPYVDSIRRDLLAAAEGAGPEAREAAERLGYALDPSVRLALMEAISQAAAEITASMPSGGVDVRLSGRDLDFVVDAGTPAAASGPVPPVPPAPPAPPAAPAAPGEEEGLARITLRMPESVKAKAEEAAGRVGQSLNTWLVNLVRGATNDDAIHIDVDLSSIPFGGDFPFGNKRGNRRMTGWL comes from the coding sequence ATGGACATCACGCCCTACGTCGACAGCATCCGCCGCGACCTGCTCGCAGCGGCGGAGGGTGCCGGCCCGGAGGCCCGCGAGGCCGCCGAGCGACTCGGCTACGCGCTCGACCCGTCCGTCCGGCTCGCGCTGATGGAGGCGATCAGCCAGGCGGCCGCCGAGATCACCGCGTCCATGCCGAGCGGCGGCGTCGACGTACGTCTGTCGGGGCGCGACCTGGACTTCGTCGTCGATGCCGGTACGCCGGCCGCGGCCTCCGGTCCGGTCCCGCCCGTGCCGCCGGCCCCGCCGGCGCCTCCCGCCGCGCCGGCGGCGCCGGGCGAGGAGGAGGGCCTGGCCCGGATCACGCTCCGGATGCCCGAGTCGGTGAAGGCCAAGGCGGAGGAGGCCGCGGGCCGCGTCGGTCAGTCCCTCAACACCTGGCTCGTCAACCTGGTCCGCGGCGCGACCAACGACGACGCGATCCACATCGACGTCGACCTGTCGAGCATCCCGTTCGGCGGCGACTTTCCCTTCGGCAACAAGCGCGGCAACCGCCGCATGACCGGCTGGCTCTGA
- a CDS encoding sigma factor — MDFSTYVAQRRTGLVRTAVLLGCPRVDAEDVVQAALLKCYRSWRKVSRADHPDAYVHRVLVNTLHDARRRRWNGELPTDALPEEGAALDEAWASGIAVRRALALMKTEQREVLVLRLAPDFADRVRHFAPGFSLPWNDEPERRDGWSGCSGLGFPSCAIDPVATIARYRGRVVPSVGPVHVPRGGGRRLRVSGRGRRAPYRAGARDLSRRMGGRALDRRERRDLRRPTDRRSNLTSQRH, encoded by the coding sequence ATGGACTTCAGCACGTACGTCGCCCAGCGCCGCACCGGCTTGGTGCGGACCGCGGTGCTGCTCGGCTGCCCGCGTGTCGACGCGGAGGACGTCGTGCAGGCGGCGCTGCTGAAGTGCTACCGCTCGTGGCGGAAGGTCAGCCGGGCCGACCACCCGGACGCCTACGTGCACCGGGTGCTCGTCAACACGCTGCACGACGCCCGCCGTCGCCGCTGGAACGGCGAGCTGCCGACCGACGCGCTGCCGGAGGAAGGTGCCGCCCTGGACGAGGCATGGGCGAGCGGCATCGCCGTACGGCGTGCGCTCGCGCTGATGAAGACCGAACAGCGAGAAGTGCTGGTCCTGCGCTTAGCGCCCGACTTCGCCGACCGGGTGCGCCACTTCGCGCCGGGGTTCAGCCTCCCGTGGAACGACGAGCCCGAGCGACGCGACGGATGGAGCGGGTGCTCCGGACTCGGCTTTCCCAGCTGCGCGATCGACCCCGTCGCCACCATCGCCCGCTATCGGGGGCGCGTTGTCCCGTCCGTGGGCCCGGTCCACGTGCCCCGCGGGGGAGGACGTCGCCTCCGAGTTTCCGGACGCGGACGTCGTGCGCCTTACCGAGCCGGAGCCCGCGACCTGTCGCGACGCATGGGCGGTCGAGCTTTGGATCGACGGGAACGGCGAGATCTACGCCGTCCGACAGATCGGCGTAGCAATCTGACATCACAACGCCATTGA
- a CDS encoding DUF885 family protein, translated as MTDDLAQLADDYQRFRYRQNPLWAHMSGEYSVAGAYTDVSRAAEDAAIAEARDFAERAEAIDESGLDEQERLSRAMLSWDARSTAEVAELHSADYGANPIFGAQTSLGMYVPKLSLPTPEVAEAMVDKLAGIATYFTDLAERHRDGVASGRTPAAFAVADTIKQLDDWLAEPLADDRLLAIGSTPDGIDRDALVGRMRDVVEEQVRPALATYRHVLSDEVMHHAREDENVGLVHLPGGEEAYRTLARFYTTTEMSPQEIHEIGLDQVASLAEEYAELGPDVVGSADVATILAALRDDPALHHTDPDEIVADSKAAMDKAKAVMGDWFGRLPKSDCDVEATTSGAVAYYFRPAMDGSRGGVFFMNVSDPEGWGRYQIEATAYHEGIPGHHLQIAIAQELEDLPDFRKTAFCVAYSEGWGLYTERLADEMGLYTTPMDRIGMLAADSMRACRLVVDTGMHAMGWSRQQAVDYLVANSPLPLSHAIAEIDRYAVTPGQALSYMIGRLEILRIREAAQQRQGDRFDIKAFHDAVLDSGALPLGLLASHVESRLP; from the coding sequence GTGACCGACGACCTCGCGCAGCTCGCCGACGACTACCAGCGCTTCCGCTACCGCCAGAACCCCCTGTGGGCGCACATGTCGGGGGAGTACTCGGTGGCGGGCGCCTACACCGACGTCAGTCGTGCCGCCGAGGATGCGGCGATCGCGGAGGCGCGCGACTTCGCCGAGCGTGCCGAGGCGATCGACGAGAGCGGCCTCGACGAGCAGGAGCGGCTGTCGCGCGCGATGCTCTCCTGGGACGCGCGCTCGACGGCGGAGGTGGCCGAGCTCCACAGCGCCGACTACGGCGCCAACCCGATCTTCGGGGCCCAGACGTCGCTCGGGATGTACGTCCCGAAGCTGTCGCTGCCCACGCCCGAGGTCGCCGAAGCGATGGTCGACAAGCTGGCAGGCATCGCGACGTACTTCACCGACCTCGCCGAGCGCCACCGCGACGGCGTCGCGAGTGGTCGTACGCCGGCCGCGTTCGCGGTCGCCGACACCATCAAGCAGCTCGACGACTGGCTGGCCGAGCCGCTCGCCGACGACCGGCTGCTGGCGATCGGCTCCACGCCGGACGGCATCGACCGCGACGCGCTCGTCGGCCGGATGCGCGACGTCGTCGAGGAGCAGGTCAGGCCGGCGCTCGCGACGTACCGCCACGTCCTCAGCGACGAGGTCATGCACCACGCCCGCGAGGACGAGAACGTCGGCCTGGTGCACCTTCCGGGCGGCGAGGAGGCCTACCGGACGCTCGCGCGGTTCTACACGACCACCGAGATGAGCCCGCAGGAGATCCACGAGATCGGGCTCGACCAGGTCGCCTCGCTGGCGGAGGAGTACGCCGAGCTCGGGCCCGACGTCGTGGGCAGCGCCGACGTGGCGACGATCCTCGCGGCGCTCCGCGACGACCCCGCGCTCCACCACACCGATCCCGACGAGATCGTTGCGGACTCCAAGGCCGCGATGGACAAGGCCAAGGCGGTCATGGGCGACTGGTTCGGCCGGCTGCCGAAGTCCGACTGCGACGTCGAGGCGACGACCAGCGGCGCGGTGGCCTATTACTTCCGGCCGGCGATGGACGGCAGCCGCGGCGGCGTCTTCTTCATGAACGTGAGCGACCCCGAGGGCTGGGGGCGCTACCAGATCGAGGCGACCGCCTACCACGAGGGGATCCCCGGCCACCACCTCCAGATCGCCATCGCGCAGGAGCTCGAGGACCTGCCCGACTTCCGCAAGACCGCGTTCTGCGTCGCCTACAGCGAAGGCTGGGGCCTCTACACCGAGCGGCTCGCCGACGAGATGGGCCTCTACACGACGCCGATGGACCGGATCGGCATGCTCGCCGCGGACTCGATGCGCGCATGCCGCCTGGTCGTCGACACCGGCATGCACGCGATGGGCTGGAGCCGTCAGCAGGCGGTCGACTACCTGGTCGCCAACTCGCCGCTTCCGCTCTCGCACGCGATCGCCGAGATCGACCGCTACGCCGTCACGCCCGGTCAGGCGCTGTCCTACATGATCGGCCGGCTCGAGATCCTGCGGATCCGCGAGGCGGCCCAGCAGCGCCAGGGCGACCGGTTCGACATCAAGGCGTTCCACGACGCGGTCCTCGACTCGGGCGCGCTCCCACTCGGTCTGCTCGCCAGCCACGTGGAGTCGCGGCTCCCCTGA
- a CDS encoding PASTA domain-containing protein: MPDVIGLRGRDARDAIRESGLTPVRHPSLMSACTPRGVYAQRPDAGETVGAGERVVVEVNTGSHGECGLRLSPTEPHLTAVAEQFVAFARGLGSPPLASRVELYLGNRIVETRDAEDLADHRHWRVCRPFYAARTCPFSAADTVGAWPGRLAFTGAPAQHPCAHPGAPPRAWAGLQRVTITPTRDSRVSTTGPSSSTSTPTIASPLPTSAGPNPETAGKPLAPPTTRGIELTA, encoded by the coding sequence GTGCCGGACGTGATCGGGCTGCGTGGGCGTGACGCGCGGGACGCGATCCGGGAGAGCGGGCTGACGCCCGTACGCCACCCGAGCCTGATGTCGGCGTGCACGCCGCGTGGTGTCTATGCCCAGCGCCCCGACGCGGGAGAGACCGTGGGGGCGGGCGAGCGGGTCGTCGTCGAGGTCAACACCGGCAGTCATGGCGAGTGCGGCTTGCGGCTGTCCCCGACCGAGCCGCACCTGACGGCGGTTGCCGAGCAGTTCGTGGCGTTCGCCCGCGGGCTCGGGAGCCCGCCTCTGGCCAGCCGCGTGGAGCTCTACCTCGGGAACAGGATCGTCGAGACCCGCGACGCCGAAGACCTGGCCGACCACCGTCACTGGCGCGTGTGCCGGCCGTTCTATGCCGCACGGACCTGTCCGTTCTCGGCAGCCGACACCGTCGGCGCCTGGCCGGGACGCCTCGCGTTCACAGGTGCGCCGGCGCAGCACCCATGCGCGCACCCAGGAGCCCCGCCGCGTGCATGGGCAGGCCTCCAGCGAGTGACGATCACCCCGACGAGGGACTCTCGTGTGTCGACTACTGGGCCGTCGAGCTCTACGTCGACGCCGACGATCGCATCGCCGCTGCCAACCTCGGCTGGGCCGAACCCTGAAACAGCCGGCAAACCCCTCGCCCCGCCCACCACCCGCGGGATAGAACTGACCGCGTGA
- a CDS encoding heterodisulfide reductase-related iron-sulfur binding cluster — MVQTVAIVVSLALTAVTLVVVAWAVRSMLGVIRKGQAAPGRTGNPAGRTVTMLKETFGHTRMLQWTWVGALHWFAFAAFLFLSTAVGAAYFQLFDAEWTLPVVGELFVYEWLAEVLGLFGALGIIPLIVYRLTHLPSQQGRASRFFGSTMWQAFFVEAMVLLESAAILFIRGAEYNLAKAHGGEIADHATGFHFPISQFFGGLYPTGHDSIGTLENIIFVIAAIKIVSAMAWLLVVATNLTMGVAWHRFTAWFNIWFKREDDGSTALGAVKPLTSNGKPITLDDIDDLDEDSVLGAGSIWDFSWKDILDFTTCTECGRCQSQCPAWHTDKPLSPKLMMMAMREQAYVAANGDGAADRALVGAVERNDDGEPVEWFYMPEGGEFVVDEDALWACTNCGACVQQCPVDIEHVDHFVDMRRYQVLVESNFPSELNGLFKGLENKGNPWNMSPTARMDWAKDLPFDVKVVGDDIEDLDSVDWLFWVGCAGAYEDRAKKTTRAVAELLDIAGVSFGVLGNGETCTGDSARRAGNEFVFQGLAQQNVETFKEYKVKKVVSTCAHCFNTLKNEYKEFGIELEVVHHTQLLNRLVREGKLTTVKSGAGAHKRSITYHDPCFLGRHNKVYTPPRELLEILPGAQYKEMERSNERSFCCGAGGARMWMEETIGERININRTTEAVGTGADQIAVGCPFCRVMLADGLTKLQADGVAREEVEVLDVAQMLLASVKGEQATKMAPGEGAPATAEPAGDPLKKSFVDPKAAIEARAAGTAVEVLEKPVAEPKAKKNGKAKKSAKSDGDVGISIFSDSDHDAPAAKASAPSPSPAPAATGETAAAEGGSSLFGDAPAADAPAESTSGGSLFGDAPAADAPAESKSGGSLFDDAPAADTPAESKSGGSLFDTPAPAEEKPAEESKPASGGSLFDVGGDSGGSLFDTPAPAAEEKPAEAKAEPAKAEPTKAEPAKAEPAKAAPAPASEVPSGGSLFDIAASESAPESAAAAPAPAESDARAEEAAAVDESPEAAAPAAPPASPAAAPAAEIPSGGSLFDIAAPDEPTTANEATPESAPASESAAAHSVEPTMEAAEAAAEPAEATAAEEAATEDEPAEPEQAAADESTAEAATPASSDGETNEPRTDVDINKSGSLFDL, encoded by the coding sequence ATGGTGCAGACCGTCGCGATCGTGGTGTCGCTCGCCCTCACCGCCGTCACCCTGGTGGTGGTCGCGTGGGCCGTGAGGTCGATGCTCGGCGTCATCCGCAAGGGCCAGGCGGCCCCGGGCCGGACCGGCAACCCGGCCGGCCGGACCGTCACCATGCTCAAGGAGACGTTCGGTCACACCCGGATGCTCCAGTGGACCTGGGTCGGCGCCCTCCACTGGTTCGCCTTCGCGGCCTTCCTCTTCCTCTCGACGGCCGTCGGCGCGGCGTACTTCCAGCTCTTCGACGCGGAGTGGACGCTCCCCGTGGTCGGCGAGCTGTTCGTCTACGAGTGGCTGGCCGAGGTGCTCGGCCTCTTCGGTGCCCTCGGCATCATCCCGCTGATCGTCTACCGGCTCACCCACCTGCCGTCCCAGCAGGGCCGCGCGAGCCGGTTCTTCGGGTCGACGATGTGGCAGGCGTTCTTCGTCGAGGCGATGGTGCTCCTCGAGAGCGCGGCGATCCTCTTCATCCGAGGCGCGGAGTACAACTTGGCCAAGGCGCACGGCGGCGAGATCGCCGACCACGCCACCGGCTTCCACTTCCCGATCTCGCAGTTCTTCGGCGGTCTCTACCCGACCGGCCACGACTCGATCGGGACCCTCGAAAACATCATCTTCGTCATCGCCGCGATCAAGATCGTCTCCGCGATGGCCTGGCTGCTCGTCGTCGCCACCAACCTGACCATGGGCGTGGCGTGGCACCGGTTCACCGCGTGGTTCAACATCTGGTTCAAGCGCGAGGACGACGGCAGCACGGCGCTGGGCGCCGTCAAGCCGCTCACCTCGAACGGCAAGCCGATCACGCTCGACGACATCGACGACCTCGACGAGGACTCCGTCCTCGGCGCCGGGTCCATCTGGGACTTCTCCTGGAAGGACATCCTCGACTTCACCACCTGCACCGAGTGCGGTCGCTGCCAGTCGCAGTGCCCCGCTTGGCACACCGACAAGCCGCTCTCGCCGAAGCTGATGATGATGGCGATGCGCGAGCAGGCGTACGTCGCCGCGAACGGCGATGGCGCCGCCGACCGCGCGCTCGTGGGCGCGGTGGAGCGCAACGACGACGGCGAGCCGGTCGAGTGGTTCTACATGCCCGAGGGCGGCGAGTTCGTCGTCGACGAGGACGCCCTGTGGGCGTGCACCAACTGCGGCGCCTGCGTGCAGCAGTGCCCGGTCGACATCGAGCACGTCGACCACTTCGTCGACATGCGCCGCTACCAGGTGCTGGTCGAGTCCAACTTCCCCTCCGAGCTCAACGGCCTCTTCAAGGGGCTCGAGAACAAGGGCAACCCCTGGAACATGTCGCCCACCGCGCGCATGGACTGGGCGAAGGACCTGCCGTTCGACGTCAAGGTCGTCGGTGACGACATCGAGGACCTCGACTCGGTCGACTGGCTGTTCTGGGTCGGCTGCGCCGGCGCCTACGAGGACCGCGCGAAGAAGACCACGCGCGCCGTGGCCGAGTTGCTCGACATCGCCGGCGTCTCCTTCGGCGTGCTCGGCAACGGCGAGACCTGCACGGGCGACTCCGCCCGCCGGGCCGGCAACGAGTTCGTCTTCCAGGGCCTGGCCCAGCAGAACGTGGAGACGTTCAAGGAGTACAAGGTCAAGAAGGTCGTCTCGACCTGCGCCCACTGCTTCAACACCCTCAAGAACGAGTACAAGGAGTTCGGTATCGAGCTGGAGGTGGTCCACCACACCCAGCTGCTGAACCGCCTCGTGCGCGAGGGCAAGCTGACGACGGTCAAGTCCGGCGCCGGCGCGCACAAGCGCTCGATCACCTACCACGACCCGTGCTTCCTGGGCCGCCACAACAAGGTCTACACCCCGCCGCGCGAGCTCCTCGAGATCCTCCCCGGCGCGCAGTACAAGGAGATGGAGCGCAGCAACGAGCGCTCGTTCTGCTGCGGCGCAGGCGGTGCCCGGATGTGGATGGAGGAGACCATCGGTGAGCGGATCAACATCAACCGCACCACCGAGGCCGTCGGCACCGGCGCCGACCAGATCGCCGTCGGCTGCCCCTTCTGCCGGGTCATGCTGGCCGACGGCCTGACCAAGCTGCAGGCCGACGGTGTTGCCCGCGAGGAGGTCGAGGTCCTCGACGTCGCCCAGATGCTGCTCGCGTCCGTGAAGGGCGAGCAGGCCACCAAGATGGCGCCCGGCGAGGGTGCGCCGGCTACGGCCGAGCCCGCTGGTGACCCTCTCAAGAAGTCGTTCGTCGACCCGAAGGCCGCGATCGAGGCCCGCGCAGCGGGTACGGCGGTCGAGGTCCTCGAGAAGCCCGTCGCGGAGCCGAAGGCGAAGAAGAACGGCAAGGCCAAGAAGAGCGCGAAGTCCGACGGCGACGTGGGCATCTCGATCTTCTCGGACTCCGACCACGACGCCCCTGCTGCGAAGGCATCCGCGCCGTCGCCGTCGCCGGCCCCGGCCGCGACCGGGGAGACGGCGGCCGCCGAGGGCGGCAGCTCGCTGTTCGGGGACGCGCCGGCTGCGGACGCCCCGGCGGAGTCGACGTCGGGCGGGTCGCTGTTCGGCGACGCCCCGGCCGCGGACGCGCCGGCGGAGTCGAAGTCGGGTGGGTCGCTGTTCGATGACGCCCCGGCAGCGGATACGCCGGCCGAGTCGAAGTCCGGCGGGTCGCTGTTCGACACCCCGGCGCCTGCCGAGGAGAAGCCTGCTGAGGAGAGCAAGCCCGCCTCGGGTGGCTCGCTCTTCGACGTCGGTGGCGACAGCGGCGGATCGCTGTTCGACACTCCCGCCCCCGCGGCGGAGGAGAAGCCGGCCGAGGCCAAGGCGGAGCCTGCGAAGGCAGAGCCGACGAAGGCGGAGCCTGCGAAGGCAGAGCCCGCGAAGGCCGCGCCCGCACCTGCGAGCGAAGTCCCGTCGGGCGGGTCGCTGTTCGACATCGCCGCGTCCGAGAGCGCGCCGGAGAGCGCGGCGGCGGCTCCCGCGCCGGCCGAGTCCGACGCCCGCGCCGAGGAGGCCGCGGCGGTCGACGAGTCCCCCGAGGCTGCGGCTCCGGCCGCACCCCCTGCGTCGCCGGCCGCGGCGCCGGCTGCCGAGATCCCGTCGGGCGGCTCGCTGTTCGACATCGCCGCGCCGGACGAGCCGACCACCGCCAACGAGGCGACGCCGGAGTCCGCTCCGGCCTCCGAGTCGGCAGCCGCGCACAGCGTGGAGCCGACCATGGAGGCAGCAGAGGCCGCGGCGGAGCCCGCAGAGGCGACCGCTGCTGAGGAGGCGGCCACCGAGGACGAGCCGGCCGAGCCTGAGCAGGCTGCAGCGGATGAGTCGACGGCCGAGGCTGCGACGCCGGCCTCGTCGGACGGCGAGACCAACGAGCCGCGCACCGACGTGGACATCAACAAGTCGGGCTCGCTCTTCGATCTCTGA